From a single Georhizobium profundi genomic region:
- a CDS encoding MarR family winged helix-turn-helix transcriptional regulator, which translates to MTKSRSTGTVLPLETSLGYQIRATHRLFQRYLQGKIEPFGVSLGMWYFLRVLWEEDGLTQRELSQRVGTMEPTTLTALRSMERSGFIRRERNADDGRKINVFLTEEGRALQEKLLPLAREVVEDAASTLTRSDKEAMLELLAKVQLNLSAKTER; encoded by the coding sequence ATGACCAAAAGCCGATCGACTGGAACCGTGCTGCCGTTAGAAACGAGCCTTGGTTATCAGATCCGGGCAACCCACCGACTTTTCCAGCGCTATCTGCAAGGCAAAATTGAGCCATTCGGCGTCTCTCTCGGCATGTGGTATTTCCTGCGTGTGCTTTGGGAAGAGGACGGATTGACCCAGCGCGAGCTTTCACAGCGCGTTGGAACAATGGAACCTACAACGTTGACGGCTCTTCGGTCGATGGAGCGCAGCGGCTTCATCCGCCGCGAGCGAAACGCCGACGACGGTCGCAAGATCAACGTCTTTTTGACGGAGGAAGGGCGTGCGCTTCAAGAGAAGCTGTTACCTCTGGCGCGCGAAGTCGTCGAGGATGCCGCCTCCACGCTCACGCGAAGCGACAAGGAGGCCATGCTGGAATTGCTCGCGAAGGTGCAACTGAATCTTTCCGCGAAAACCGAGCGGTAA
- a CDS encoding LysR family transcriptional regulator — protein sequence MRSLISQISIHKLEVFCLVVELGSFSRTAERMGIAQPVVSAHVKALAEKFGAPLTGRTGRKVTLTEEGQRVYSWAREIVSRTREMEREMADFQRGFVGKATVGASMTLGSYVLPGLISQFHEIYPKGEISVRVATPVSVTDAVHIGDCDFAYTILDPRHETAGLEVDKVMDEELILVASSKSNIGGSNLSSSQLTKLPFITAQSGTPRREIEEHCLARYGVKREHIAMEFGHAESIKQAVRAGAGAAFLFRSSVSDELDAGTLRVIMTPGMELRVPVYLVKRRGKQLSHFQVSLMEELSRGLKGQEPLRRAPTMEGA from the coding sequence ATGCGCTCATTGATCTCGCAGATCTCGATCCATAAACTTGAGGTGTTCTGTCTCGTTGTGGAACTCGGCAGCTTCTCGCGTACCGCGGAGCGTATGGGCATCGCTCAGCCGGTCGTCTCGGCGCATGTGAAGGCGCTTGCTGAGAAGTTTGGCGCGCCCCTAACGGGAAGGACAGGACGTAAAGTCACCCTTACGGAGGAGGGGCAACGGGTCTATAGCTGGGCACGTGAGATCGTGAGCCGCACACGCGAAATGGAACGCGAAATGGCCGATTTTCAGCGCGGATTCGTCGGCAAAGCAACCGTAGGCGCATCCATGACGCTCGGCTCCTATGTTCTGCCGGGTTTGATCTCGCAGTTCCACGAAATCTATCCGAAGGGAGAGATCTCGGTGCGTGTGGCGACGCCGGTGTCGGTAACGGACGCCGTCCATATCGGTGACTGCGATTTCGCCTATACTATTCTGGATCCACGCCACGAGACTGCGGGTCTTGAGGTCGACAAGGTCATGGACGAGGAACTCATCCTCGTCGCATCCAGCAAATCGAATATCGGTGGCAGCAACCTCAGTTCATCCCAACTGACCAAGCTGCCCTTCATCACCGCGCAATCCGGTACGCCTCGACGCGAGATCGAAGAGCATTGTCTTGCGCGCTACGGCGTGAAACGTGAGCACATCGCCATGGAATTCGGGCACGCCGAGTCCATCAAGCAGGCGGTGCGCGCCGGCGCTGGCGCCGCCTTTCTGTTTCGTTCATCCGTATCTGACGAGTTGGACGCGGGTACGCTGCGCGTGATCATGACGCCGGGAATGGAACTGCGGGTCCCCGTCTATCTCGTCAAGAGACGGGGCAAGCAGCTCTCCCATTTCCAGGTATCGCTGATGGAAGAGCTGAGCCGCGGGTTAAAGGGTCAGGAACCGCTGCGCAGAGCCCCGACCATGGAAGGCGCATAA
- a CDS encoding TRAP transporter permease, with the protein MEAPHRGPLLWLERLSGTLIVLLSIGYAGDLHRYLGVSIYDAQLLAAGLTLALTTGFLAIARTSVGSLLKVASLLAAAVTLGVGFYLAIDYINITMEAPYLPFWLVALSGVVLAALMLNVVPSVGMGIFVVVLLFMAYGLFGHLMPGEFRSRETMFSELAIYLATDANGMLGQALKVAVVIVVPYLLFGKLLSACGAANFFNDGALALMGRYRGGPAKVAVTASSLFGSISGNAVGNVVGTGVVTIPMMKRAGFSPAYAGAVEATASTGGQLVPPVMGAAAFIMADMIQVDYVDIMLAALPAAILYYVAIFINVDLRAGKRNLLAVPADAIPSGWGALKAGWHFIIPFAVLFYALFELNMRPERAAVLATIVLLVVSFVMGYKGQRMKARDILPLIADTGRSALDLIIVCAAAGIIIGVLNISGLAFNLTMNIVAAAGSNVIVLAVITALISVVLGMGMPTVGVYILLATLVAPALVEVGVPVIAAHLFVFYFGLLSMVTPPVALASFAAANIAGASSWATSIESMKLAWPAYIVPFLFIFTPALIFDGTWLEVIWTLSTAILGIYLVTAGIVGFFRRSVSPAERVMLVVAGILALLPASILPGFIWTDVVGVLAFGVLWAMIRPIARAQPAEASAG; encoded by the coding sequence GTGGAAGCGCCACATCGTGGACCGCTTCTCTGGCTGGAACGCTTGAGCGGCACGCTCATCGTCCTCCTTTCGATCGGGTATGCAGGCGACCTGCATCGCTATCTTGGCGTCTCTATCTATGATGCACAGCTTCTGGCGGCAGGTCTGACATTGGCACTGACCACCGGCTTCCTGGCGATCGCCAGGACGTCGGTGGGCAGCTTGTTGAAAGTGGCAAGCCTGCTCGCCGCCGCCGTGACACTCGGCGTCGGCTTCTATCTCGCCATCGACTACATCAACATCACAATGGAAGCGCCCTACCTGCCTTTCTGGCTGGTCGCGCTCTCTGGTGTCGTGTTGGCGGCGCTCATGCTCAACGTCGTGCCATCAGTCGGCATGGGCATCTTCGTCGTCGTACTCCTTTTCATGGCATATGGCCTATTCGGACATCTGATGCCGGGCGAGTTTCGCAGCCGGGAGACGATGTTTTCTGAGCTCGCAATCTATTTGGCAACGGACGCCAATGGCATGCTTGGTCAGGCACTCAAGGTCGCCGTGGTCATCGTCGTCCCTTACCTGCTGTTCGGCAAGCTACTCTCGGCTTGTGGTGCTGCCAACTTCTTCAACGACGGTGCGCTCGCGCTTATGGGACGATATCGCGGGGGACCCGCCAAAGTCGCTGTTACAGCTTCATCGCTGTTCGGCTCGATCTCGGGCAATGCGGTCGGAAACGTTGTCGGAACCGGCGTCGTCACTATCCCTATGATGAAGCGCGCGGGCTTCTCGCCTGCCTATGCCGGAGCCGTTGAAGCGACGGCCTCCACCGGCGGACAATTGGTGCCGCCGGTCATGGGCGCGGCCGCCTTCATCATGGCCGACATGATTCAGGTCGACTATGTCGACATCATGCTAGCCGCGCTGCCTGCCGCCATCCTTTATTACGTTGCGATCTTCATCAACGTGGACCTCCGGGCTGGAAAGCGTAACCTGCTGGCCGTACCAGCAGACGCCATCCCGAGCGGCTGGGGCGCATTAAAGGCCGGCTGGCACTTCATCATTCCCTTCGCGGTTCTCTTTTATGCGCTCTTTGAGCTCAACATGCGGCCGGAACGGGCGGCAGTTCTGGCGACGATCGTGCTGCTCGTGGTCAGTTTCGTGATGGGCTACAAGGGTCAGCGCATGAAGGCGCGCGATATCCTGCCGCTCATCGCCGATACCGGACGGTCAGCGCTCGATCTGATAATTGTCTGCGCCGCGGCAGGCATCATCATCGGCGTTCTCAACATCTCTGGCCTTGCCTTCAACCTGACGATGAACATCGTCGCGGCTGCAGGCAGCAACGTCATCGTGCTCGCGGTCATCACCGCGCTGATCAGCGTGGTGCTAGGCATGGGCATGCCGACGGTCGGCGTCTACATCCTCCTGGCAACCCTCGTCGCACCCGCCCTGGTGGAAGTCGGCGTGCCGGTCATCGCCGCGCATTTGTTCGTCTTCTATTTCGGCCTTCTGTCGATGGTGACGCCACCCGTGGCGCTTGCCTCTTTCGCAGCGGCAAACATCGCCGGCGCTTCGTCCTGGGCGACCAGCATCGAATCCATGAAGCTTGCCTGGCCGGCTTATATCGTACCGTTCCTGTTTATCTTTACGCCTGCGCTGATCTTCGACGGCACTTGGCTGGAGGTGATCTGGACCTTGTCCACCGCCATCCTCGGCATCTATCTCGTGACGGCAGGCATCGTCGGCTTCTTCCGACGGTCGGTCAGCCCAGCCGAGCGAGTAATGTTGGTTGTGGCGGGCATTCTTGCCCTCTTGCCAGCGAGCATCCTCCCAGGATTTATCTGGACCGACGTGGTCGGCGTCCTCGCCTTCGGGGTCCTTTGGGCAATGATCCGCCCCATCGCGCGAGCGCAGCCGGCGGAAGCAAGCGCAGGCTGA
- a CDS encoding ABC transporter substrate-binding protein, whose product MTDLKLSLAMGDYDRTRPIADGRVKIDGVDPTCMLLSPEEMFFRAFRHQAFDVSELSLSSYSISVARGDPHYVAIPVFLSRAFRHTSVYIRTDKGIKKPADLKGKKIGIAEYQLSANVWVRGILEDAYGVKPSDIAWVRGGMNTPGRPEKIKVDLPADIRIEAAPEGATLNQMLIDGTIEGFIGPRAPMCFDEGFEKVDRLFPDTHAAEEWYRETRVFPIMHVLGMRRSLADAYPFLPGALLKAFSEAKAMAQKALSDTSATKVTMPFVEDNLRRAGVLMGSDIWTYGLNGNRETLATFLDYHYRQGLSPRKVEVEELFHPATLEAYSL is encoded by the coding sequence ATGACCGATCTTAAGTTATCACTCGCCATGGGCGACTATGACCGCACACGACCGATCGCGGACGGACGCGTGAAGATCGATGGCGTCGATCCCACCTGCATGCTGCTCTCGCCCGAGGAAATGTTCTTCCGCGCTTTCCGCCACCAGGCTTTCGATGTCAGTGAATTGTCGCTGTCATCTTACTCGATCTCGGTTGCTCGTGGTGATCCGCACTATGTGGCGATTCCGGTCTTCCTCTCGCGCGCATTCCGCCATACCTCGGTGTACATCCGCACCGACAAGGGGATTAAGAAACCGGCAGACCTCAAGGGCAAGAAGATCGGCATTGCCGAGTATCAGCTCTCCGCCAATGTCTGGGTACGCGGCATCCTAGAGGATGCCTATGGTGTCAAGCCATCCGATATTGCCTGGGTGCGCGGGGGTATGAATACGCCGGGCCGGCCCGAAAAAATCAAGGTCGACCTGCCTGCCGACATCCGCATCGAAGCAGCCCCGGAAGGCGCCACCCTCAATCAGATGCTGATTGACGGCACCATCGAGGGCTTCATCGGCCCGCGCGCGCCGATGTGCTTCGACGAGGGCTTTGAAAAGGTCGATCGGCTGTTTCCCGATACCCATGCGGCCGAGGAATGGTACCGCGAAACGCGCGTATTTCCCATCATGCATGTTCTTGGCATGCGCCGCTCGCTCGCCGATGCCTATCCGTTCTTGCCGGGGGCGTTGCTGAAGGCCTTCTCGGAAGCGAAGGCCATGGCCCAGAAAGCGCTGTCGGATACATCTGCGACCAAGGTGACGATGCCCTTCGTGGAAGACAATCTGCGCCGCGCTGGTGTGCTGATGGGGTCCGATATCTGGACCTATGGCCTTAACGGCAACCGCGAAACGCTCGCCACCTTTCTCGACTATCATTATCGCCAAGGCCTATCCCCACGGAAGGTCGAGGTCGAGGAGCTTTTTCATCCAGCCACGCTGGAAGCCTACAGCCTTTAG
- a CDS encoding Rieske 2Fe-2S domain-containing protein, producing MLTHEENELLTRVTGDAPMGRLMRQHWTPVCLVEEVEERDGTPLLVEVLGERYVAFRDTDGRLGLLDELCPHRRASLVFGRNEECGLRCLYHGWKMDVDGNVVAMSSEPEGSPLLNKVKHRSYPVKEWGGFVWAWLGEEGKVPEFDPPAFAPTEDTQVAIVKIRIPCNWAQIHEGQIDSAHSSSLHSSDMKPARVEGASADEQAWYRPSTDKSPRMQTQTTSYGFHYAAIRKPIKNAATHNYLRITEFIAPYMSLIPPNNNYNVASVIVPIDDETTAFHFVAWGGQKCPSTEEWRRFNHAQPGIDLDDKWRSRRTLENNFLQDREAMKQGSFTGVPGIPNQDIIMWVSMGKIVNRTDDILGASDLAIVEFRRLMVDAARKVAEGGEAIGTQQPRTPHARIASREGVYPKTVDWRTLVDTSESREAAE from the coding sequence ATGCTTACGCATGAGGAAAACGAACTGCTGACCCGGGTAACCGGTGATGCACCCATGGGCAGGTTGATGCGCCAACATTGGACACCGGTCTGCTTGGTTGAAGAGGTGGAGGAGCGCGATGGTACGCCACTCCTCGTTGAGGTCCTCGGCGAGCGCTATGTGGCATTCCGCGATACCGACGGACGCCTTGGCCTGCTTGACGAGTTGTGCCCGCATCGAAGGGCCTCGCTGGTTTTCGGTCGCAACGAGGAGTGCGGACTGCGTTGTCTTTATCACGGGTGGAAAATGGACGTGGACGGCAACGTGGTCGCCATGTCTTCCGAACCTGAAGGAAGTCCGCTGCTGAACAAGGTCAAGCATCGCTCCTATCCAGTGAAGGAATGGGGAGGCTTTGTCTGGGCCTGGCTCGGCGAAGAGGGAAAGGTCCCGGAATTCGACCCGCCTGCTTTCGCGCCTACGGAAGACACGCAGGTTGCGATCGTCAAGATACGCATTCCCTGCAACTGGGCGCAAATCCACGAGGGCCAGATCGACAGCGCTCATTCGTCGTCGCTGCATTCTTCCGACATGAAACCAGCCCGCGTTGAAGGCGCTTCCGCCGACGAGCAGGCGTGGTATCGGCCTTCCACCGATAAGTCGCCGCGCATGCAGACACAGACGACGAGCTACGGCTTTCACTATGCCGCGATCCGCAAGCCGATCAAGAATGCTGCCACACACAACTACCTGCGCATCACCGAATTCATCGCGCCTTACATGTCGCTGATTCCACCGAACAACAACTACAACGTCGCAAGCGTCATCGTTCCGATCGACGACGAAACGACAGCGTTTCACTTTGTCGCTTGGGGTGGTCAAAAGTGTCCGTCGACGGAGGAATGGCGACGGTTCAACCACGCTCAACCTGGCATCGACCTGGACGACAAGTGGAGATCGCGGCGGACCCTGGAAAACAATTTCCTGCAGGACCGTGAAGCCATGAAGCAAGGTAGCTTTACCGGTGTGCCGGGCATCCCGAATCAGGACATCATCATGTGGGTGTCGATGGGCAAGATCGTCAATCGGACCGATGACATTCTCGGTGCTTCCGATCTCGCGATCGTTGAATTCCGGCGCCTCATGGTGGACGCGGCCCGCAAGGTCGCAGAGGGCGGCGAAGCGATCGGCACCCAACAGCCGCGTACGCCCCATGCCCGCATCGCATCGCGCGAAGGCGTCTACCCGAAAACCGTCGATTGGCGGACGCTGGTTGACACCTCGGAAAGCCGCGAAGCGGCTGAATAG
- a CDS encoding Gfo/Idh/MocA family protein, translating to MTSDPIRLGVVGLGRAFMLMLPTFRADPRVALVAAAAPRAASRKAFEKEFGGYTYETIEDLCADTSVEAIYVATPHQMHRDHVVAAARAGKHILVDKPLAISLDDGTAMVKACRDAGVHLIVGPSHSFDGPVVQAKCLIDEGAIGAVHMINTWNFTDFLYRPRRLEELDTKQGGGVVFSQGAHQIDIVRLLAGGRGRNVTAMTGQWDPRRPTEGAYAALMSFESGAFAAFTYSGYAHFDSDEWMEWIGELGHLKDPAQYGGARRALATIASAREEAALKTARTFGAGAEPSMPDHHEHFGPIIVSGDRGDLRLTPQGVHVYGDEARTFHPAAPVDVPRSEVAKALFDAVRCGRSPAQTGAWGLASLEVCHAILQSAETGLPVNLRHQVSVTGEEGPDDRS from the coding sequence TTGACCTCTGATCCGATCCGCCTCGGTGTCGTCGGGCTCGGCCGCGCTTTCATGCTCATGCTGCCGACGTTTCGCGCTGACCCGCGTGTTGCCCTAGTTGCGGCGGCAGCGCCGCGCGCCGCGTCGCGGAAAGCCTTCGAGAAGGAGTTCGGCGGCTACACCTATGAAACGATCGAAGATCTATGCGCCGACACCAGCGTGGAAGCGATCTACGTGGCAACGCCGCACCAGATGCATCGTGATCACGTCGTCGCTGCCGCTCGCGCCGGCAAACATATCTTGGTCGACAAGCCGCTCGCCATTTCCCTCGATGATGGTACGGCGATGGTGAAGGCGTGCCGTGACGCCGGTGTTCATCTCATCGTGGGGCCAAGCCACAGTTTCGATGGCCCCGTCGTTCAGGCCAAGTGCTTGATAGATGAAGGCGCAATCGGCGCGGTGCACATGATCAATACATGGAACTTCACCGATTTCCTCTACCGTCCTCGACGCCTGGAAGAACTCGATACGAAGCAGGGCGGAGGCGTCGTGTTTTCGCAGGGCGCTCATCAGATCGATATCGTTCGGCTTCTAGCTGGGGGACGTGGAAGAAACGTCACGGCCATGACAGGACAATGGGATCCTCGACGGCCGACCGAGGGAGCCTATGCAGCGCTGATGTCATTCGAAAGCGGCGCCTTCGCCGCGTTCACCTATTCCGGTTATGCGCATTTCGACAGCGACGAATGGATGGAATGGATCGGCGAGTTGGGTCATCTCAAAGATCCCGCCCAATATGGTGGCGCCAGACGAGCGCTCGCGACCATCGCTTCCGCACGGGAAGAGGCAGCGCTCAAGACGGCGCGGACATTTGGAGCCGGTGCCGAGCCGTCCATGCCGGATCACCATGAGCATTTCGGCCCCATTATCGTAAGCGGGGACCGCGGGGACCTGCGCCTGACGCCACAGGGTGTTCATGTCTATGGCGACGAGGCACGCACTTTTCATCCGGCCGCGCCCGTAGACGTACCGCGCTCCGAAGTTGCCAAGGCGTTGTTCGACGCCGTTCGCTGTGGCCGTTCACCGGCTCAAACCGGCGCCTGGGGGCTCGCCAGCCTGGAGGTATGCCACGCCATTCTGCAATCGGCGGAGACCGGGCTGCCGGTCAACTTGCGCCACCAAGTTTCAGTTACAGGGGAAGAGGGACCAGATGACCGATCTTAA
- a CDS encoding TAXI family TRAP transporter solute-binding subunit — MANAQSLGIGAGTQGSQNYAVNAGFAEFLSQELGLDVRVQAYGGSGQSMPLIDAGRLDLQLVPSPDFAAAAFGDEPFEGRPLENIRAIGSLSSSAYGFMVRADSDYRTVSDIEGLTITYGFAAQPTLRLQVDGILAAGGLSIDDMSASNVPSVPNGVDDLISGNVDVAFFALQGGKTREADAAIGIRWLAVEETPEAEAAMQKFVPTSYIKVVPGGSAPGVEEDTPMMGYDYVLTGGAHLDDDVVRQIVELLHDNPDKVRGILNTFAEFEPAEMAPQFEGIEYHPAASAYYQEIGLVD; from the coding sequence TTGGCAAACGCACAGTCGCTGGGCATCGGAGCGGGTACCCAGGGCTCGCAGAATTATGCAGTGAATGCTGGCTTCGCCGAGTTCCTGTCACAGGAACTCGGTCTGGACGTGCGCGTGCAAGCGTATGGGGGTTCAGGTCAGTCCATGCCGCTCATCGATGCCGGCCGCCTGGATCTTCAACTGGTCCCCAGCCCCGACTTCGCTGCTGCAGCGTTCGGTGATGAGCCCTTCGAAGGCCGTCCACTCGAAAACATCCGAGCGATTGGGTCGCTGAGCTCTTCGGCATATGGCTTCATGGTACGCGCTGATTCCGACTACAGAACAGTCTCCGACATCGAGGGGCTGACGATCACCTATGGCTTCGCTGCGCAACCGACACTTCGCCTACAGGTCGACGGCATTCTCGCCGCTGGCGGTCTCTCGATCGACGACATGAGTGCAAGCAATGTACCCTCGGTGCCAAATGGCGTCGACGACTTGATCTCGGGGAATGTGGATGTTGCATTCTTCGCACTCCAAGGGGGAAAAACCCGTGAAGCCGACGCAGCAATCGGCATTCGCTGGCTTGCCGTGGAGGAAACGCCTGAAGCTGAAGCCGCGATGCAGAAGTTCGTCCCGACGTCATACATCAAGGTTGTGCCAGGTGGATCTGCACCAGGGGTCGAAGAAGACACACCCATGATGGGCTACGATTACGTGCTGACCGGCGGGGCCCATCTCGACGACGACGTGGTGCGCCAGATTGTTGAGCTTCTGCATGACAACCCTGACAAGGTGCGTGGAATCCTCAATACATTTGCCGAGTTCGAACCGGCTGAGATGGCACCGCAATTCGAGGGCATCGAATATCATCCGGCAGCGTCTGCTTATTACCAAGAAATCGGCTTGGTGGACTGA
- a CDS encoding class II aldolase/adducin family protein, which produces MNQQITRQGDAAVLDATLTALVIANRILAREDVIDDFGHISVRNPLNPNTYFLSRSRSPAVVTRGDIMEFTLDGDLVGDDHRRPYAERHIHGAIYKDRPDVNSVTHHHARSVLPFTMVDISLRPMFHMASVIGKDIHTWDSQDEFGDTNMLVDSMEMGHSLARTLGNNRVALLRGHGCICAADDIRSVIMISIALKDNAALIQQTRQLGEVTYLTDGEIDMASKMLLSEMPLARAWDYWVGRAGFSGL; this is translated from the coding sequence ATGAACCAGCAAATTACACGACAGGGCGACGCAGCAGTTTTAGACGCGACATTGACCGCACTGGTCATCGCAAACCGGATTCTCGCGCGAGAGGACGTCATCGACGATTTCGGACATATCAGCGTCCGCAACCCGCTCAATCCGAACACATATTTTCTATCGCGGTCTCGCAGCCCCGCTGTCGTAACCCGCGGGGATATCATGGAATTTACGCTGGACGGCGACCTTGTCGGCGACGATCATCGCCGGCCATATGCGGAGCGTCACATCCATGGCGCGATCTACAAGGATCGCCCAGACGTCAATTCGGTGACGCACCACCATGCCCGTTCGGTTCTGCCTTTCACGATGGTCGACATCTCACTGCGACCGATGTTCCATATGGCGTCGGTCATCGGCAAGGACATCCACACCTGGGACAGCCAGGACGAGTTCGGCGATACCAACATGCTGGTAGACAGCATGGAGATGGGCCACTCGCTCGCGCGCACGCTCGGCAACAACCGCGTTGCGCTGCTGCGTGGCCATGGCTGCATCTGTGCGGCCGACGACATCCGCTCGGTCATCATGATTTCGATCGCGCTCAAGGACAATGCCGCACTCATCCAGCAGACGCGGCAGCTCGGTGAGGTTACGTACCTGACCGATGGCGAAATCGACATGGCCAGCAAGATGCTGCTCAGCGAAATGCCTTTGGCACGTGCCTGGGATTACTGGGTCGGCCGCGCCGGCTTCAGCGGACTTTAA
- a CDS encoding DMT family transporter, which translates to MRMAVAPSNQPRTAIYVFAVLPPLFWAGNFLVARLFHEEIPPFQMSFWRWLLALVIILPFSLRAVIASRPMIRQELGFLFLLGGIGIAAFNCFIYVALQYTTVVNAALINSLMPVVTFLLALIFIGDRLTPRQIVGVAGCAFGALFILLRGQIANLADLVINVGDILVLAGLTFWVLYTVLIRWRKTALPTSVFLTVTIAFGVVIHLPFMIWEVSQRGTFVANGANISALIYLAIFPSLLAYNFWNRAVAALGPGKTGLFMYLMPIFSTVLAVLVLDETFRSYHLVGMLLIFIGIALVTRPAAQR; encoded by the coding sequence ATGCGCATGGCGGTCGCGCCCTCAAACCAACCACGAACCGCAATCTATGTCTTCGCCGTCCTTCCACCGCTCTTCTGGGCGGGAAATTTCCTCGTTGCACGTCTGTTTCACGAGGAAATTCCGCCCTTTCAGATGTCATTCTGGCGCTGGCTGCTGGCCCTCGTGATCATTCTTCCATTCTCGCTGCGCGCGGTGATCGCATCGCGCCCGATGATCAGACAGGAACTTGGCTTCCTCTTTCTCCTTGGCGGCATAGGAATCGCAGCGTTCAACTGCTTCATTTACGTGGCACTTCAATACACTACCGTCGTCAATGCGGCGCTGATCAATTCGCTGATGCCGGTGGTGACGTTCTTGCTGGCGCTGATCTTCATTGGCGACCGGCTGACACCACGTCAAATAGTCGGCGTAGCGGGCTGTGCTTTCGGAGCGCTCTTCATCTTACTGCGCGGGCAGATCGCGAATCTCGCGGACCTGGTTATCAATGTCGGCGACATTCTTGTACTCGCTGGTCTGACCTTTTGGGTACTCTATACGGTGCTGATCCGCTGGCGCAAAACCGCGCTGCCGACGAGCGTGTTCCTGACTGTGACCATTGCCTTTGGCGTCGTCATTCACTTGCCGTTCATGATCTGGGAAGTGAGCCAGCGCGGAACTTTCGTTGCCAACGGAGCAAACATCTCGGCCCTTATATATCTCGCGATCTTTCCATCGCTTCTTGCCTACAATTTCTGGAACCGTGCGGTCGCTGCGCTCGGTCCGGGCAAGACGGGTCTTTTCATGTACCTGATGCCGATATTCTCCACTGTCCTCGCAGTACTCGTGCTTGATGAGACATTCCGGTCTTATCACCTTGTCGGCATGCTGCTGATTTTCATTGGAATTGCACTCGTCACGCGACCAGCGGCACAAAGGTAA
- a CDS encoding PDR/VanB family oxidoreductase, whose translation MKVVDRRDLTATITEFTLQHADGEALPSFGAGAHVTVETPAGAMRRYSLLGSGSSPDCYRIAVKREPQSRGGSHSMHEDAQIGTALTIGSPENDFPLKEAPSYLLIAGGIGVTPIYAMATELAEKGKDFQIIYCTRSADETAYLEEMRSAFGNRLQIHHDDGDPEKIYDFWDHFEEARNMHVYCCGPQPLMEEIKAISGHWPEGRVNFEDFKPVEIVRADDLPFEVELAKSGKTVRVPADRSILEAVRDAGIPTVSSCESGTCGTCKCGLVAGDPDHRDMVLMDDEKDDFIMICVSRAKDGNLVLDL comes from the coding sequence GTGAAGGTCGTCGATCGACGGGATTTGACGGCCACGATCACCGAATTCACTCTCCAACACGCGGATGGTGAAGCTCTGCCGTCGTTTGGAGCAGGAGCGCACGTAACAGTCGAAACGCCCGCTGGGGCGATGCGGCGGTATTCGCTGCTTGGTTCAGGGTCGTCGCCGGACTGTTATCGAATTGCAGTGAAGAGGGAGCCGCAATCACGTGGCGGATCTCACTCGATGCACGAAGATGCCCAGATAGGCACCGCCCTTACCATCGGATCGCCGGAGAACGATTTCCCGCTCAAAGAAGCGCCGAGCTATCTGCTGATTGCTGGAGGCATAGGCGTCACTCCGATCTATGCGATGGCGACGGAGCTTGCGGAGAAGGGCAAGGACTTCCAGATCATCTATTGCACGCGAAGTGCCGACGAGACCGCCTATCTCGAAGAGATGCGCTCAGCTTTCGGCAATCGCCTCCAAATCCATCATGACGACGGCGATCCGGAGAAGATTTACGATTTCTGGGATCATTTCGAGGAGGCCCGCAACATGCATGTCTATTGCTGCGGGCCCCAGCCCCTCATGGAAGAGATCAAGGCTATCTCCGGCCACTGGCCTGAAGGGCGGGTGAACTTCGAGGACTTCAAGCCGGTCGAGATTGTACGCGCCGACGATCTGCCATTTGAGGTCGAACTGGCCAAAAGCGGCAAGACGGTCCGGGTGCCTGCGGATCGGTCGATCCTTGAAGCCGTGCGCGACGCCGGCATCCCGACCGTCAGCTCCTGCGAAAGTGGAACGTGCGGCACTTGCAAATGCGGGTTAGTCGCCGGCGATCCCGATCATCGCGACATGGTTCTGATGGATGACGAAAAGGATGATTTCATCATGATCTGCGTGTCGCGGGCCAAAGACGGGAATCTCGTTCTTGACCTCTGA